One genomic region from Jiangella sp. DSM 45060 encodes:
- a CDS encoding SGNH/GDSL hydrolase family protein, which produces MTHTSTTHHQTTQHPQRSPRSIARTAVTLCVAAVVLIGAALGAAADASAAETTDAADTPSAVITLGDSYSSGLGAGGYLDDCDRTPRAWNNLIFGDAVSDRTLLACSGARIAEVTQQVRQLEAIPGAGDRLITVTVGGNDAGFADELVNCLVSFLSCTRREAELATLITSLHQPLVQLYDAVQAAAPGDEVIVGGYPMLVPDPAVRSDCPALTGLLSDSERQMIRRLGVLLNDVIDAAAADAGVESASDEVAAGFDGHEACANGPGDWLYGLKISWSAADEPGTASASPYQPQWDVASSFVRDSFHPTVNGQAGYADAFEEAWAAR; this is translated from the coding sequence ATGACCCACACCTCGACCACCCACCACCAGACCACCCAGCACCCGCAACGATCCCCTCGCTCCATCGCCAGAACGGCCGTCACGCTCTGCGTGGCGGCCGTCGTGCTGATAGGGGCGGCCCTCGGCGCGGCGGCGGACGCGTCGGCGGCGGAGACGACGGACGCGGCGGACACGCCGTCGGCCGTCATCACGCTGGGCGACTCCTACTCGTCGGGCCTCGGTGCCGGCGGCTATCTCGACGACTGCGACCGAACGCCGCGGGCGTGGAACAACCTGATCTTCGGCGACGCGGTGTCCGACCGGACGCTGCTGGCCTGCTCCGGCGCACGGATCGCGGAGGTGACGCAGCAGGTGCGGCAACTGGAGGCGATCCCCGGCGCCGGCGACCGGCTGATCACGGTCACGGTCGGCGGCAACGACGCGGGCTTCGCCGACGAGCTGGTCAACTGCCTGGTCTCGTTCCTGTCGTGCACCCGGCGCGAGGCCGAGCTGGCCACGTTGATCACCAGCCTGCACCAGCCGCTCGTGCAGCTCTACGACGCCGTGCAGGCGGCAGCGCCCGGCGACGAGGTGATCGTCGGCGGGTATCCGATGCTCGTCCCCGACCCCGCCGTGCGCAGCGACTGCCCGGCACTGACCGGCCTGCTGTCCGACTCCGAGCGGCAGATGATCCGCCGCCTCGGCGTCCTGCTCAACGACGTCATCGACGCCGCCGCCGCCGACGCCGGCGTCGAGTCGGCGTCGGACGAGGTGGCAGCCGGATTCGACGGACACGAGGCGTGCGCCAACGGGCCCGGTGACTGGCTCTACGGCCTGAAGATCTCGTGGTCGGCGGCGGACGAGCCGGGTACGGCGAGCGCCTCGCCGTACCAGCCGCAGTGGGACGTCGCGTCGTCATTCGTGCGTGACTCCTTCCATCCGACGGTGAACGGCCAGGCGGGCTACGCGGACGCGTTCGAGGAGGCCTGGGCGGC